The proteins below are encoded in one region of Halorhodospira halochloris:
- a CDS encoding glycosyltransferase codes for MRIAYLSRACVPSRSANSIHVMKMCQALGTAGHDTTLYATYPKKIEPDQPQDPFIYYGVERTFSINYTTLSTHPGGSYYYAFVSAYKALRSKPTLVYGRNPLGCLFSALRGYPTALELHMPNEQGRPLVAFALGLLFRLPAFKALIVITDTLRKHYESAWPFLKDHIIVAPDGADPIDPNLEPVSLTFKGERPQIAYVGHLYHGKGAELVAEVAELVPEFDFHIVGGTECDLERWRRDKNLPSNLKLHGYIPHKDVPTYLLAFDTLLLPNQPCVHIGGGSTDIGEWTSPLKLFEYMASGRPIICSDVPVLQDIAHHNVNMLVCRHDRAEDWAEALRYLADHPEVGSRLAAEAQSELINVYSWQARARTLIMKIAHNFQSSPLAKAEG; via the coding sequence TTGCGTATTGCCTACCTCTCGCGCGCCTGCGTACCCTCGCGCTCCGCCAACAGCATCCATGTGATGAAGATGTGCCAAGCGCTCGGAACAGCAGGGCACGATACAACACTATACGCTACTTACCCAAAAAAGATCGAGCCTGATCAACCACAGGATCCCTTCATTTATTATGGGGTCGAGCGCACGTTTTCGATAAATTACACGACATTGTCTACGCACCCGGGCGGATCATACTATTATGCATTCGTAAGCGCTTATAAGGCTTTACGCTCAAAACCTACTCTCGTTTATGGTCGCAACCCACTTGGCTGCCTATTTTCTGCATTAAGGGGTTATCCAACCGCGCTCGAGCTCCATATGCCTAACGAGCAGGGCAGGCCACTTGTTGCTTTTGCGCTTGGATTACTATTCCGCCTGCCGGCTTTTAAAGCGCTCATCGTTATAACCGACACCTTACGAAAACATTATGAGTCAGCTTGGCCCTTCTTGAAAGACCATATAATCGTTGCTCCTGACGGTGCCGACCCCATCGACCCTAATTTGGAACCCGTGAGCCTGACCTTTAAAGGTGAACGCCCCCAAATCGCTTACGTCGGCCACCTGTACCACGGCAAAGGCGCGGAGCTTGTCGCTGAAGTTGCCGAGCTTGTCCCAGAGTTTGACTTCCACATAGTTGGCGGCACGGAATGCGACCTCGAACGCTGGAGACGAGACAAGAACCTCCCCTCAAATCTCAAACTACATGGCTATATTCCGCATAAAGATGTACCCACATATCTGCTTGCTTTCGATACTCTACTGCTCCCGAACCAGCCTTGTGTACACATCGGCGGCGGATCCACAGACATTGGTGAGTGGACGTCGCCATTGAAGCTCTTTGAATACATGGCCTCCGGCCGCCCAATCATCTGCTCTGACGTCCCCGTGCTTCAAGACATTGCCCACCACAACGTAAACATGCTTGTTTGTCGCCATGACCGAGCGGAGGACTGGGCAGAGGCCCTCCGCTACTTGGCGGACCACCCCGAGGTAGGAAGCCGGCTGGCCGCTGAGGCTCAAAGCGAGCTCATAAATGTCTATTCCTGGCAGGCGCGGGCCAGAACGTTAATTATGAAGATCGCGCACAACTTTCAGTCATCGCCGCTGGCTAAGGCCGAGGGCTGA
- a CDS encoding glycosyltransferase family 4 protein, whose product MSQNVGGSEIQCDLLARGLVERGHAVTYVAPVKQSIDVATPYGLRPVQEPSKILGAVLESQPEVVYWRYNLNHFRAVAKGLGRAGIPMVFAVSHINDVMPWVWHRPSKGVVPKLRQLVRRRWNRGGFRHVHALTTNNRDQLGLSPVADAHYVPNGMSAEAEPFEWPRPYVAWVANIKPAKRPELFVEAARALADHGIDALMVGHIQSDDYGWLTDPDYVPPNFHYLGPRTPTEVNGLLAGSRLHVHTCQPEGFPNVFIQAWMQGRPSVSLEFDPCGYIVEEGLGAVADGEVDTFVGQVADWATRPDHCNAVGQRARAFARDTFSVDAMVQRVERILASVAPAHSNSRDR is encoded by the coding sequence ATGAGCCAGAACGTGGGTGGCAGCGAGATCCAGTGCGACCTATTGGCGCGCGGTCTGGTGGAGCGGGGCCATGCCGTGACCTATGTGGCCCCGGTGAAGCAGTCCATCGATGTCGCCACGCCTTATGGGCTTCGGCCTGTCCAGGAACCGAGCAAGATCCTCGGTGCCGTCCTGGAAAGCCAACCAGAGGTGGTGTACTGGCGGTACAACCTCAATCACTTCCGTGCTGTGGCCAAGGGTTTGGGACGAGCGGGTATCCCGATGGTGTTCGCGGTGTCCCACATCAACGATGTCATGCCGTGGGTGTGGCACCGCCCCAGCAAAGGGGTCGTCCCCAAGCTGCGCCAGTTGGTGCGCCGGCGCTGGAACCGTGGCGGTTTTCGCCACGTGCACGCCCTGACCACCAATAATCGGGATCAGCTCGGCTTGTCGCCGGTGGCCGACGCCCACTACGTCCCCAACGGCATGAGCGCGGAGGCCGAGCCTTTCGAGTGGCCCCGCCCCTATGTTGCCTGGGTCGCGAACATCAAGCCGGCCAAGCGGCCCGAGCTGTTTGTCGAGGCCGCCCGGGCCCTGGCCGACCACGGCATCGACGCGCTGATGGTTGGCCACATCCAATCTGATGACTATGGGTGGTTGACCGACCCGGACTATGTCCCGCCCAACTTCCACTACCTGGGCCCGCGCACTCCGACCGAGGTCAACGGCCTGCTGGCCGGAAGCCGCCTCCATGTCCATACCTGCCAGCCGGAGGGCTTCCCCAACGTATTCATCCAGGCGTGGATGCAGGGGCGGCCATCCGTAAGCCTTGAGTTCGATCCTTGTGGGTACATCGTCGAGGAGGGGTTGGGGGCCGTTGCCGATGGTGAGGTGGATACGTTTGTCGGGCAGGTGGCCGATTGGGCGACGCGGCCTGACCATTGTAATGCGGTAGGGCAGCGCGCCCGCGCTTTTGCACGCGATACCTTCTCGGTCGATGCCATGGTGCAGCGGGTGGAGCGAATCCTTGCCAGCGTGGCGCCCGCGCACTCGAACAGCCGAGACCGATAG
- a CDS encoding asparagine synthase-related protein — MTPEQQNPLDWLPYLHFGYLPPRESVLPFEPPDKLVTLPADLNSAASQAGDVLSRAVHASITPGRTHYIPLSGGLDSRALLAAAMEAGAEIETLTFGMPGTMDYEYGNRVARAVGCRHQSLDLHDHLPDTAALVDAVRNGGQWTYTFDAYFNRLLTRQMGSEPIVLHGFVGDPVAGSHYNPNVPDDGRAVKAFVDSQQYTRVLPLTRPEDEPATWLPAIDAIPEVPGLTAYERLDFCIRQVGAIRPIVIDPATDVRTPFTHPEWLALMFSARAQWRQECRLYKGALLKRWPDFFKLPTKNHFGLGLGTPAFTRKLHTLSRRVSGRISRALGQESWLLRSRHNYIDFARAFREPGTLRELARENLADLEARGVVPWLAPTQFLVDHINGGKNYERELQLLIGLEINLKAAACE, encoded by the coding sequence GTGACCCCGGAACAACAAAACCCACTCGACTGGCTCCCCTATCTGCACTTCGGCTACCTGCCGCCCCGGGAGTCCGTATTACCCTTTGAGCCGCCGGACAAGCTCGTGACGCTCCCCGCTGACCTGAACAGCGCCGCCAGCCAGGCCGGCGATGTGCTTAGCCGCGCTGTCCACGCGTCTATCACGCCGGGCAGGACGCACTACATCCCGTTGTCGGGCGGCCTGGACAGCCGCGCGCTGCTCGCCGCCGCCATGGAAGCGGGGGCCGAGATCGAGACCCTGACCTTTGGCATGCCCGGGACCATGGACTACGAGTACGGCAACCGTGTCGCCCGGGCCGTGGGTTGTCGCCACCAGAGCCTGGACCTGCACGATCACCTGCCCGACACCGCCGCGCTGGTGGATGCCGTCCGCAACGGGGGGCAGTGGACCTATACCTTCGACGCCTATTTCAATCGGTTGCTGACGCGTCAGATGGGGAGTGAGCCTATCGTCCTTCATGGTTTCGTCGGTGATCCCGTGGCCGGATCGCACTACAACCCGAACGTGCCCGATGACGGGCGGGCCGTGAAGGCTTTTGTGGATTCACAGCAGTACACCCGGGTCCTACCGCTGACCCGGCCGGAGGATGAACCGGCAACGTGGCTCCCGGCCATCGATGCGATCCCGGAGGTTCCGGGGCTGACAGCGTATGAACGACTGGACTTCTGCATTCGTCAGGTCGGTGCCATCCGGCCCATCGTGATCGACCCGGCGACAGATGTCCGCACGCCCTTCACGCACCCGGAGTGGCTCGCGCTGATGTTCTCCGCCCGTGCCCAGTGGCGGCAAGAATGCAGGCTCTACAAGGGCGCCCTGCTCAAGCGGTGGCCCGATTTTTTCAAGCTGCCGACCAAGAACCACTTTGGCTTGGGGCTCGGCACGCCAGCGTTCACCCGCAAACTGCACACTTTGTCACGCCGGGTCTCCGGGCGTATTAGCCGAGCCCTCGGTCAGGAGTCGTGGTTGCTACGCAGCCGCCACAACTACATCGATTTCGCCCGCGCCTTCCGCGAGCCCGGAACCTTGCGGGAGCTGGCCCGCGAGAACCTGGCCGACCTGGAGGCGCGTGGTGTGGTGCCCTGGCTGGCGCCAACGCAATTTTTGGTAGACCACATCAATGGCGGCAAGAATTATGAGCGCGAGTTGCAGTTGCTTATCGGACTGGAAATCAACCTGAAAGCCGCCGCATGCGAGTAA
- a CDS encoding phenylacetate--CoA ligase family protein, with protein sequence MKQEQNRILYDLFKDTANRFPFWNERMRACGLLDAKGRIDLDRFSALPLLERSELVERRDELADEDYPDETWWDQTGGSTGEPVRILKNRASKQAMLQAKAQMHRWAGHRPGMPVLELWGAERDILEQRHRPPYWEWPLRQRLRCNKLVQNAFRMGEAQMRQYLAEWHWFRPRTVLAYAHSIHELARFAEREGVEVYRPQAIITSAGTLTEEMRADIRRVFGAPVFNRYGSREFGNMAMSCEQEDGLHVIPTATMIEILRPDGSPTEPDELGEIVVTSLTARAMPMIRYRIGDTGVWAEDACPCGRPFPLIKQVTGRVSDQFIAQDGSYVHGEYFTHMVWAMPTIRKFQVVQESLSRVRFRLVLEGREPYDVPVEEARLTEETRKALGADCEVLFEYPSEIEPNATGKHRFTISHVHP encoded by the coding sequence ATGAAACAAGAGCAGAATCGCATCCTCTATGACCTTTTTAAGGATACCGCAAACCGCTTCCCGTTCTGGAACGAGCGCATGCGCGCCTGCGGCTTGCTAGATGCGAAAGGTCGCATTGATCTGGACCGCTTCAGCGCCCTGCCACTACTGGAACGCTCAGAATTGGTTGAGCGCCGTGACGAACTGGCGGATGAGGATTATCCCGACGAGACCTGGTGGGACCAGACCGGTGGCTCCACCGGCGAGCCGGTCCGCATACTCAAGAATCGCGCTTCCAAACAGGCCATGCTCCAGGCCAAGGCCCAGATGCACCGTTGGGCGGGCCATCGCCCCGGTATGCCGGTGCTGGAGCTCTGGGGCGCGGAGCGCGACATCCTGGAGCAGCGCCACCGCCCCCCGTATTGGGAGTGGCCGTTACGCCAGCGCCTGCGCTGCAACAAGCTGGTGCAGAACGCCTTCCGCATGGGTGAGGCGCAGATGCGCCAGTATCTGGCCGAGTGGCATTGGTTCCGGCCCCGCACGGTCCTCGCCTATGCCCACTCCATCCACGAGCTGGCCCGCTTCGCGGAGCGCGAGGGCGTCGAGGTCTACCGGCCCCAGGCAATCATCACCTCGGCCGGCACCCTGACCGAAGAGATGCGCGCCGACATCCGCCGGGTCTTCGGCGCGCCGGTGTTCAACCGCTACGGCAGCCGCGAGTTCGGCAACATGGCCATGAGCTGCGAGCAGGAGGATGGGCTCCACGTCATCCCGACGGCGACGATGATCGAGATCCTGCGCCCGGATGGCTCACCGACAGAGCCGGACGAGCTGGGGGAGATCGTGGTCACCTCGCTGACCGCCCGCGCCATGCCGATGATCCGGTATCGGATCGGGGACACGGGTGTCTGGGCGGAAGACGCGTGTCCTTGCGGTCGGCCGTTTCCTTTGATCAAGCAGGTTACTGGGCGAGTGAGTGATCAATTCATTGCCCAGGATGGGTCGTATGTGCATGGCGAGTACTTCACGCACATGGTCTGGGCGATGCCGACCATCCGCAAGTTCCAGGTCGTCCAGGAAAGTCTGTCCCGGGTGCGGTTCCGGCTGGTGCTCGAAGGCAGGGAACCTTATGACGTGCCGGTAGAAGAGGCGCGCCTGACGGAGGAGACCCGCAAGGCGCTGGGGGCCGATTGCGAGGTGCTGTTCGAGTACCCGTCCGAAATCGAGCCCAATGCCACTGGCAAGCACCGCTTCACCATCTCCCACGTCCACCCATAA
- a CDS encoding CapA family protein, with protein MPAGAGLPRAVANGLGAAGTERAACDRVHPGSRPMKLLFLGDWCLPERSAAPRLEHDALAGAIDQADAVVINYEGPQASPDAAPIAKVGPHLAQSSHGPEAIAALGVTHASLANNHALDGGRTGLSATVSALEGQRVAPFGFEGMPWGERRVTRLGEPNAGGVSMVAGAEREFTADGDVRAASLDPISLHRSIQGERDAGYTVIAVLHGGIEYEHLPPPHLQRLARWLIDCGAATVITHHPHVPGFVEHWQGRPIAWSLGDLWMPRSGPLPSPWRGRGYGVLVDVDSPGQAQVEAVMPYALDYSSGALRGLNTEEAEAFDAMQARNRGIAEDPESYRQWWASLVGRRANTYQRKYSLAPLPQWLWRRWLGLGWLLRRRLARKPNWALRQLNGLRCETHHEVWKESLKKALFPDQREPKARTMRLFDE; from the coding sequence ATGCCTGCAGGCGCGGGGTTGCCTCGTGCTGTCGCTAACGGCCTCGGAGCCGCCGGAACAGAACGCGCGGCGTGTGACCGAGTTCATCCAGGGAGTCGCCCCATGAAACTGCTCTTTCTCGGTGACTGGTGTCTGCCCGAGAGGTCGGCAGCCCCAAGGCTCGAACATGACGCCCTGGCGGGCGCCATCGATCAGGCCGACGCCGTCGTCATCAACTACGAAGGCCCGCAGGCATCGCCGGACGCCGCGCCCATCGCCAAGGTGGGACCGCACCTGGCGCAGTCGTCGCACGGCCCGGAAGCCATCGCTGCGCTGGGTGTCACCCATGCCAGCCTGGCCAACAACCACGCCCTCGACGGCGGACGCACGGGGTTGAGTGCCACCGTCTCGGCGCTGGAAGGACAGCGTGTCGCCCCTTTCGGCTTCGAGGGTATGCCATGGGGCGAGCGACGTGTGACGCGCCTGGGTGAGCCGAACGCCGGCGGTGTTTCTATGGTGGCCGGGGCCGAGCGGGAGTTCACCGCCGACGGCGATGTTCGGGCAGCGAGTCTCGACCCCATCAGCCTGCACCGGTCCATACAGGGGGAGCGTGATGCCGGGTATACGGTGATCGCGGTTCTCCACGGTGGGATTGAATACGAGCATTTGCCGCCACCCCACCTTCAGCGCCTCGCCCGCTGGTTGATCGATTGCGGTGCCGCCACCGTGATTACCCACCATCCGCATGTGCCTGGTTTCGTCGAGCACTGGCAGGGGCGGCCCATCGCCTGGTCACTGGGCGACCTCTGGATGCCGCGCAGTGGCCCGTTGCCGTCACCCTGGCGCGGGCGGGGTTACGGTGTGCTGGTCGATGTCGACAGCCCCGGACAGGCCCAGGTCGAAGCGGTCATGCCCTATGCCCTGGACTACTCCAGCGGTGCGTTGCGGGGCCTGAACACGGAAGAAGCCGAGGCGTTTGACGCCATGCAGGCGCGGAATCGAGGCATCGCCGAGGACCCCGAGTCATATCGGCAATGGTGGGCGTCGCTGGTCGGGCGGAGGGCGAACACCTACCAACGCAAGTATTCGCTAGCGCCTCTGCCTCAGTGGCTCTGGCGGCGATGGCTCGGGCTTGGGTGGTTGCTCAGACGGCGGCTTGCTCGCAAGCCGAATTGGGCACTGCGCCAACTCAATGGGTTACGATGCGAGACTCATCACGAGGTTTGGAAAGAGTCCCTTAAGAAAGCGTTGTTTCCTGATCAAAGGGAGCCCAAGGCTAGAACTATGAGGCTGTTTGATGAATAA
- a CDS encoding HAD family hydrolase: MTAIDITAFNTLIFDCDGVILDSNPIKTEAFYQAAVPYGEQAARALRKYHVLNGGISRYHKFDWFLTEVVGQPEPDPEDRQALLNAYAKNVWDGMLSCEVDEAIFELRKQTPYARWMVASGSDEQELRKIFRLRGLDQLFDAGIYGSPRNKVQIFAEFAEKNSHFRPAIFFGDSRYDAHAAASAGLTFIFVQHWSDSEPAPYEEHINSCRDLTLESSPHK; this comes from the coding sequence ATGACTGCGATCGACATTACAGCTTTTAATACACTTATCTTCGACTGCGACGGGGTCATCCTCGACTCGAACCCCATCAAGACCGAGGCCTTTTACCAGGCGGCCGTGCCCTACGGCGAACAAGCTGCGCGTGCCTTGCGCAAGTACCACGTCCTAAACGGCGGAATCTCTCGCTACCACAAGTTCGACTGGTTCCTGACCGAGGTGGTTGGGCAGCCCGAGCCGGATCCAGAGGATCGCCAGGCCCTGCTTAACGCGTACGCCAAGAACGTCTGGGACGGTATGCTGAGCTGCGAGGTCGATGAGGCCATCTTCGAGCTGCGCAAGCAGACGCCTTACGCGCGCTGGATGGTTGCTTCCGGATCCGACGAGCAGGAGCTTCGGAAGATCTTCCGGCTGCGCGGGCTGGATCAGCTGTTTGATGCCGGGATTTACGGAAGCCCAAGAAATAAAGTGCAGATTTTTGCAGAGTTTGCAGAGAAGAACAGCCACTTCCGGCCGGCTATCTTCTTTGGCGATAGCCGTTATGACGCCCATGCGGCAGCAAGTGCTGGCTTAACCTTCATTTTTGTCCAACACTGGAGCGACAGCGAGCCCGCACCATATGAGGAACACATAAATTCCTGCAGGGACCTTACTTTGGAATCTTCGCCTCATAAATAG
- a CDS encoding NAD-dependent epimerase/dehydratase family protein — MRLVVFGAAGFLGSHVADQLSEEGHTVVLYDKRPSPYRRPDQEEWLGDILDQDQVELATSGCDVIYNFAALADLNAAMTAPVDTVQKNILGNCIVLEAARKNKVRRYIYASTVYVNSRHGGFYRCSKQAAEQYVEQYQSSYDLDFTILRYGSLYGPRSDSTNGLYRIVANALKEGTVRYHGSPGAMREYIHVEDAARASVEALGESFRNQSFVLTGQEPMSVLDMHKMLAEVLGLPCELNATPDHEQGHYVRTPYAYQPRRGFKYIPPQHVDLGQGLVELAHEVATKERLNDDP, encoded by the coding sequence ATGCGTTTAGTAGTCTTCGGAGCAGCCGGCTTTTTAGGGTCACATGTTGCTGATCAGCTTTCGGAAGAAGGCCATACGGTCGTCTTGTACGATAAGCGACCCTCGCCGTATAGACGGCCCGACCAAGAGGAATGGCTGGGCGATATTCTCGACCAAGACCAGGTCGAGCTCGCGACTTCCGGTTGTGACGTTATTTACAACTTCGCTGCACTTGCCGACCTCAATGCGGCAATGACCGCTCCAGTCGACACTGTCCAGAAAAATATATTAGGGAATTGCATCGTTCTCGAAGCTGCGCGCAAGAACAAAGTGCGCCGATACATTTATGCGAGCACCGTTTATGTCAACAGCCGGCATGGCGGCTTTTATCGTTGTAGCAAGCAAGCTGCCGAGCAATACGTCGAACAATACCAATCTAGTTATGACCTCGATTTCACCATCTTGCGCTACGGCTCATTGTACGGACCACGATCAGACTCCACGAACGGGCTTTATCGTATTGTGGCTAATGCTCTTAAAGAGGGCACTGTTCGATATCACGGCAGCCCCGGAGCAATGCGGGAGTACATCCACGTCGAGGACGCTGCCCGTGCGAGCGTAGAGGCTCTGGGTGAAAGTTTCCGTAATCAGAGTTTTGTTTTAACGGGCCAAGAACCGATGAGCGTCCTTGATATGCACAAGATGCTTGCAGAGGTACTCGGCCTTCCGTGTGAACTTAACGCCACCCCTGATCACGAGCAAGGCCATTATGTCCGAACACCGTACGCTTATCAGCCGCGCCGCGGGTTCAAATACATACCCCCTCAGCATGTCGATTTAGGTCAAGGACTCGTTGAGCTCGCGCACGAGGTTGCGACTAAAGAAAGACTTAACGATGACCCTTAA
- a CDS encoding phosphoglycerate dehydrogenase, whose translation MEKTILITTSSFDVAASSELNQLEHAGFTIRTNPHRRRLSEEEAQGLLTPDVVALIAGTEPLTAEVLKSASGLRTIVRCGAGVDNVDIEATKQLGIELRNTPAAPSQAVAELTIAHMMSALRNIVSSDRDLRSNSWTRLMGNLFGEQTVGVIGYGRIGQRVATLASNLGADIIAYDPHLIERPSEVPWADNLDDLIKKSDVITLHIPYNEHTHHIINADIISRMRPNALLINVSRGGLINETDLYNALTEGRLRGAALDCFEAEPYAGPLLSLDSIQATPHIGSYAKEARARMEQDAAAQTYASLTRMGLT comes from the coding sequence ATGGAAAAAACAATCCTGATAACTACCTCAAGCTTCGACGTCGCTGCCAGTTCCGAGCTCAACCAGCTTGAGCACGCTGGCTTTACTATTCGTACCAACCCCCACCGAAGACGCCTTTCCGAGGAAGAAGCACAGGGGCTGCTAACACCCGATGTTGTCGCCCTCATCGCCGGCACCGAGCCTTTAACCGCTGAGGTTTTAAAAAGCGCGTCAGGCCTCCGAACGATCGTTCGGTGCGGCGCCGGCGTTGATAACGTAGACATCGAAGCCACAAAACAACTAGGAATTGAGCTTAGAAACACTCCAGCGGCGCCGTCTCAAGCCGTCGCGGAATTGACTATCGCTCACATGATGTCGGCTTTGCGTAATATCGTCTCCTCCGATCGAGACCTTCGCAGCAATAGTTGGACGAGACTAATGGGGAACCTGTTTGGCGAGCAAACTGTTGGCGTGATCGGCTACGGGCGAATCGGCCAACGTGTTGCAACCCTGGCATCTAATTTGGGGGCGGATATCATCGCTTACGATCCGCACCTGATAGAGCGTCCCTCCGAAGTACCCTGGGCCGACAACCTCGACGACTTGATAAAAAAATCAGACGTCATTACATTGCACATACCCTACAATGAACATACTCATCACATAATCAACGCTGACATTATCAGCAGGATGAGGCCAAACGCCCTCCTAATTAACGTCTCGCGCGGCGGCTTGATCAATGAAACCGACCTTTACAACGCGCTTACCGAGGGCCGCTTGCGAGGAGCTGCCCTCGATTGCTTCGAGGCCGAGCCGTATGCCGGCCCACTCCTTAGTCTCGATTCCATACAGGCGACCCCGCATATTGGCTCCTACGCCAAAGAAGCACGGGCGCGGATGGAGCAGGACGCCGCGGCCCAAACATACGCATCTTTAACGCGGATGGGGCTAACTTAA
- the pgl gene encoding 6-phosphogluconolactonase produces the protein MFDFQCTSAPVATAVSTIISLSQSSIADSGTFNIVVPGGTTPLPIFQALAPLDLDWPRWRVYFSDERCLPRDHPDRNDKAAIDIWLRHVPIGYIFSLPAEHGPVEGADQAHHMLSRDQPIFDLVLLGVGADGHVASLFPGRPYGSQSDSPFALAITNAPKPPPERVSLSARCLSATRHMVLIITGREKLFILDDLRGNKDCPANSITARESATVIYPAPTVI, from the coding sequence CCACAATCATTTCTTTATCGCAATCGTCCATTGCTGATAGCGGGACCTTCAATATCGTCGTCCCGGGCGGAACGACACCTTTGCCCATTTTCCAGGCGTTAGCGCCCCTCGACCTTGATTGGCCACGCTGGCGAGTGTACTTTTCAGATGAGCGCTGCCTTCCACGAGACCATCCCGACCGCAATGACAAGGCCGCGATCGATATTTGGTTACGACATGTGCCCATCGGGTACATATTCTCGCTACCGGCCGAGCATGGGCCGGTAGAAGGTGCGGATCAAGCCCACCACATGCTAAGCAGAGATCAGCCGATCTTCGATCTTGTTTTGCTCGGTGTTGGGGCGGACGGACACGTCGCTAGTCTCTTCCCTGGTCGACCGTATGGATCCCAGTCCGATTCACCCTTTGCATTAGCAATCACCAACGCCCCAAAACCCCCACCGGAAAGGGTGTCATTAAGCGCGAGGTGCCTGTCCGCGACCAGGCACATGGTCCTCATCATCACTGGACGCGAAAAATTATTTATACTTGATGACTTACGGGGTAATAAAGACTGCCCGGCGAACTCAATAACCGCCAGAGAGAGCGCTACGGTTATCTACCCGGCACCGACTGTCATCTAA